CAAAGCCGCAGATGGGAGCGTTGGCGGTGTTTTTAACGCCGTGATGGAAACCAGCTTCCGCGTCATCAATGATCGCCGCAATCAGCTACTTGTCGCGCTGATGAACCGGAAAAACGAGGCACGCCGATTAACTGAAGCATTACAAGTTATCAAAGATATTTTGCAAACGGGCCAGGCGGACATTCCATGCTTTGCTATTTATGGTACTCGAAACAACGACCACACTACAATCCTGGCCGCCGCTGGCTGGGATGCCAATCGTTTGGCACTTGTTTCCGATGGTCACCTTCAGGATATTCATTTTATTTATCCAGATGATATCAGCCTTTTTTGGCCTGAAGCCCTTGTAGAAGCTTATGCTGCACCAATAGCCCACGGGGATGCCGAAATGCAGGGGCAGTTCGTCTGCGGGATTTCTGCACGAAAGCGACTTGACAAGGATTATTCTTTATTCATCGAAAGTACAGCCTTTCACATCGGAACGATCCTGAACAACGCGCTGGCTTACGAACTTAGCCAGGAATTCCAGAATCAACAAACGCTGAATGAAGAACTCGCCGCCGCAAATGAAGAACTCGCCGCCACCAATGAAGAATTAAACTCCACTCAGGAAAATCTTTACCAGCTGAATGCCGCACTGGAGGAACGTGTGCATAAGCGCACCGCGGAACTGAGTCTTGAACGAGATAAGTTACACCGTTTTTTTATGAAAGCGCCCGCCGGTATTTGCATTTTGTCCGGCCCGCAGCTCATTTTCGAACTGGTTAATGGCCCGTACCAGGAATTCTTACCGGAAAGGGAATTACTCGGGCGTCCAATATTTGAGGCCTTGCCGGAAATTGAACATCAGCCAATTGGCGACATTATCCGCAAAGTTTATAATAACGGAGAGGCCTATCACGGAAATGAACTTTTAGTACCGCTGACCGATCCGGACGGCAAATTGGCAGACCGTTATTTTAATTTTACCTATCAGCCCCGTACAGACGCCTCAGGCGTTACGGATGGCATTATGGTATTTGCTTACGACGTTACTGAACTGGTTCGCGCACGGAAGCATTCCGAGAAGGTTGAATCCGATCTCCGGGACCTGGTGATGAATTCCCACTATCCGTTAATGATCCTGCGCGGCCCCGAATATATAGTGGAGATCGCCAACCGCCCTTTGGCAGATTTCTGGTATAAAGATCTCGAAAACATTACCGGACAAAAACTAATGGATATTTTGCCGGAATTGATCGATCAACCTTTTCCGGAGCTATTGGCGCATGTCTATCAAACCGGTGAAGCTTATGGGCAGGAAGAGGAAATATTTTATGTGGAAAGTGATGCAGGAAAGTTGACAAAATACATCAGTTTCTATTATGACCCGATCAAGGATCCTGACGGGAGGGTCAACGGTATCATCGTTACGGCAGCTGACATTACCGAAATGGTAAAATCGCGTCAGCTGCTTCAGGAAAGCTACAGTGAACAACAGTCGCTGACCGAGGAGGTGGCGGCCACTAACGAGGAACTGGTAACGACCAATGAGGAACTGAGCGAAACGCAGCGTTTATTAGAGCAGACGATTACCGGATTGAAGCAAAGCGAAGAAAGGTTTCGATTTTTGCTGAATGCTGTACCACAACAGGTTTGGACTGCCAAACCTGATGGCGCGCTCGATTATGTTAATGATGTTGTTTGTGAAGACTTTGGGGAAGATTCCAATGAGACCATTGTAGGCAACGGCTGGCGAAATTACGTTCACCCGGACGACCTGCCTGGTGCCCTGGAAAGATGGACCCGCTCGCTTCATAATGGCCGTGAATACCTGACTGAATTCCGTTTACGTTTCGCTGATGGAAACTACTACTGGCATTTGTCACGCGCGCTGCCCCTGATCGAAGAAGACCGCATCGTATTATGGGTGGGTACCAATACCAATATTCATCAGCAAAAGACCAATGAATTCAAAAAAGACGAGTTTATCAGTATCGCCAGCCATGAGCTGAAAACCCCTTTGACAACCATCAAGGCGTTTTTTCAATTGACGCAGCGGGAGATCAATCAGCAACCACGCATCCAGCCGCTGATCGGCAAGGCGCAACGGCAACTGGACCGGCTTGGCCGGTTGATCGAAGACCTGCTTGATGTATCCCGCATCAATGCCGGGAAAATGGTCTATCACAAGGAACAATTTGATTTTAAACTCATGTTGCGCGAAGTTGTTGAAAGTATACAGCATACGACAAATACCCACCAGATTATTCTGGATACGGATTGTCAGGTTATTTATAGTGGTGATCAGCACCGCATTGAACAGGTAATGGTCAATTTGATCGGCAATGCGATCAAATATTCGCCAGATGCAGATCAGGTTATCGTACGCTGTGCGCAGGAAAATAAAAACCTCATCGTTTCGGTAGAGGACTTCGGGATAGGTATCCCTGAAGAACACCTTAAAGGCCTGTTTGATCGGTTCTACCGTGTCGATAATTCATCAGCGAGATTTCAAGGCCTTGGCCTGGGCCTATTTATCGCCTCGGAGATTGTTAAGCGTCATGGCGGCAGTTTCTGGATCGAAAGCACGTTAGACAAAGGTTCAACTTTTTTCTTTTTACTGCCATTAAACGGGCAGCAGGAGTTTTCAGACATCTCGACAGACCTGCAAAGCTACTATGAAGGTAGTTTTATCACCATCCATTACCAGCCTGATGGCCAATATATGGATGTGGACTGGAAGGGATACCAGAACTATGATTCCGTAGTTAAAGGCTGCGAGACACTCCTTGATCTGATGAAAAAGAATCAATGCTCGCTGGTATTAAATGATAACACTTCCGTGAAAGGTAACTGGTCGGAAGCGTCAGACTGGGGTGCAGAAGTCTGGTTCCCGGCGATGGCCAAAGCCGGCCTGAAGAAATTCGCCTGGATATACTCACCCAGCACTTTTAGCCGGATCGCGGCAGGCAAGAGCCTGCCTTCCGAATATGACACCGTACAAGTTGCTTTTTTTGATGATAAGGAAACGGCTGCTAAATGGCTGTTAAAACGATAAATATTCTTCGGAAAAGTGTATCAAAAAAAGGATGTTTTAAAGCCATGTGTATAGTTCATTGGCTGCGATGGACAGCCTTTTACCTGTAAGGCGGTTTGGAATAATTATTGCCTCCAGCATGCAGGAAAATAAAGAATGACAAGTAAAACTACATAGCTTATTTATACATTGGATAGTTTATATAATGGGGAATTTAGTTTTTCAAACAACACCTCAAAACAAGATTTTGAATTATTGACAAAGGCGCTGGATGCTTCCCTGTCCGGCATTATAATCACCGATAACAGGCAACCCGACAACCCTATAATTTATTGCAATAAGGCGTTCGAAGACATCACCGGTTACCATCGTTCTGAGATCATTGGCCACAATTGTCGTTTCTTGCAAAAGGACGACCGCGATCAGACTGCCCGGCATACTCTCCGTGATGCGATTGATAACGGTACCAATGCTGTAGTAGACATCCGAAATTATAAAAAGGATGGAACGCTTTTTTGGAATGAACTATATATGTCACCGATCAAAGACGGGGACAACCAGGTTAATTACTTCATCGGTGTTCAAAACGACGTTTCACGCCGCAAAAAAGCCGAAGATGAGGTGAAGTCCAACCATGCGAAAATGGAACAGCGAATCCAGGAACGTACCAAAGACCTCCGCGAAAATGAGGAATATCTGGCCAGCATCGTGCAGACCGTTCGGGAGAGCCTGATCGTGCTTTCTCCTGATCTGAAAGTATTGAGTGTCAACGATCATTTCATCAATACATTTAAAGTCACCCGTGAGGAAACTGAAGGCAAAAAACTCTACGACCTGGGTAACGGACAGTGGAATATACCTGAATTACAAGAGTTGCTGGAGCAGATTTTGCCGACCAATAACCCGGTAACAGATTTTGAGGTTGCGCATGATTTTCCGCATATTGGTAAAAAGCTCATGCTGCTTAATGCACACCGCATCGAACTGGAGGGACAGTACAAGGACCGCATTCTGATCGCCATCGAAGATATTACCGACCGTCGGGCCATCGAGCAGCGCAAAGATGATTTCCTGTCCATTGCCAGTCATGAACTTAAAACCCCGTTGACAACAATCAAGGGCTATGTGCAAATCATTAACCGTCTCATTAAAAACTATGACGATGAAAAGCTTCGGGAATCGGTTGGTAAAACGAGCTTATATGTCGAACGCCTTAACAACCTGATCGGGGAACTGCTGGATGTTTCGCGCATTCAGTCCGGCATGATCGAGTTGCACAAAGCGCCATTTGATTTTGATCGTATGATTAATGAAACCGTGGCAAGCATCCAACATGGCAGCGGGACCCACGAGATCATCATAACCGGCCAGACAGGTGTCCAGTTTAATGGTGATGAATCTCACATCACCCAGGTGGTGACTAACTTGCTGAGCAATGCAATTAAATATTCCCCGGATCATAAGAAAATTGGAGTACATCTTTCCGTGCTGAGCGGCTTTATCAAAGTCGCGGTGACCGACCACGGTGTTGGCATTGCTAAAGATGAACAGGCTAAAGTATTTGACCGGTTCTATCGCGTGAGAGACGTCCAGCAAAAATTTCCCGGGATGGGTATCGGGCTTTTCATCTGTGCTTCGATTGTCAGCAACCACAATGGTACACTATGGGTAGAAAGTGAACCCGGCAAAGGATCGACTTTTAGCTTTACCTTACCGCTGACTTCTAATTATCCCAGTAAAAATGGAGGTGATAATGGCCGCTAAGATATTGATCTGTGATGACGATGAGGGGATATTAGACCTTGTCGAATTAGTGTTAAAAGAAGAAGGCTATGAAGTGATCCCTGAGCTTAACAGTCTTAACGTCGCCAACCTTGTCGGTAGTGAAAATCCCGATCTTGTGGTACTTGACTTATGGATGCCGGTACTGTCCGGCGACCAGGTACTGCGTAATCTAAGAAAAGACCCTACTACAAAAAATCTTCCGGTTATGGTCATATCTGCAAGCGGGGATGGCAAGGCAATCGCTATGAACGCTGGGGCTAATGACTTTATACCTAAACCATTTGATCTCGATCATTTACTTGGAAGGGTAAAAGCGTTGCTGGAAGCAGCTTAAAAACATCTCTGATTGATGTATTATAACAGGGTAGTTTGAAGCAGGCAACTTTTGATAAAAAAATTTTGTAAATGGGTCCACGCATAACTAACGCATAGGGAAAAGGATTCAGCTACAAAATATATCCGGTTGCCACTGCCCCTATATTGTGCAGGGTTACGGGAAAATTCTCCATCCACTTTCTGGACGTTTTTATGGATAGTCATGAATTGCCCCAATATCATTTAATAACCCTTGTGCAGTGGGATCATCTGTACTATTCGGTGACTAATACCTATTGGGCGGCAATGTTATGATTACATTTATTCATTATCGCCTGGCTAAGGTGGCAGAAGTAATTAAAATATTATTACTGCTGCACCGATCTACTATTGATCCTTTATGACTTTTTTTCTGCAAATTGTTAGTGGTTCGCGATTCAAAAAGCACTCAGCGGCGCTATACTAACTGCGGGCAGCACTAATGTGACCGACCTGATGAGTTTTATATCGAAGTATACAATTCCAAAAAAATGAGATTTCACACTGCAAATTTTTCATAAAAACTGAACTTTTTTCAGTAAATATTCTCATTAAAGCTCATGGCACAGTACTTGATTGTTTCCAATCAGTTTAATTAACATCATAAGTTTCAAATCATTAATCTACTAAGGAGGAAAGACCTATGACTTTGGTTAAATTTAATCCCGCAAAAAACAGCAACTCATTAATTCCCGGCCTTAATGACGTATTTGATTCCGTTTTCAATGACACATTCTTTAATGACCGACTGACCACCCGCGTGCCTGCTGCTAATATTAGTGAAACTGAAGATCACTATCACGTAGAGCTGGCTGCGCCCGGTTTGAAGAAGGAAGAGTTCAAGTTGAACCTTGACCGTAATGTGCTAAACGTGGCTGTGGAACGAAGAATCGAACACAATGATGCTGCGAAGAATTACAGCAAGCGTGAGTACAGCTACAATTCCTGGGTTCGCTCGTTTACCCTGCCCGAAAGCGCGAATGCGGAAAGCATCGAGGCGTCTTATACGGACGGCGTGCTGAAAATTGATATTGCGAAGCGCGAGGAAGCAAAAATTGTTCGTCGCCAGATCGAGATCAAGTAACTAGTATTGATGCTAATGATACGGCCCCGGTTTGGGGCCTAACTTATTTACCATGGAATCATCATTTTACTTATTGATCAGCCTTAAAACACCGGGAAGCTATGAGCCT
The sequence above is a segment of the Mucilaginibacter celer genome. Coding sequences within it:
- a CDS encoding PAS domain-containing protein, whose translation is MNKEYAFLAGSGEHHDLIKQTDWSATSLGKPESWSESLRSAVSIVLNSGFPIAIYWGADFSLIYNEPWSTIPGQKHPWALGKPGAQVWTEIWAGLKDEFESVLHEGASYRRPDAPLYMHRYGYTEECYFDYTLSPIKAADGSVGGVFNAVMETSFRVINDRRNQLLVALMNRKNEARRLTEALQVIKDILQTGQADIPCFAIYGTRNNDHTTILAAAGWDANRLALVSDGHLQDIHFIYPDDISLFWPEALVEAYAAPIAHGDAEMQGQFVCGISARKRLDKDYSLFIESTAFHIGTILNNALAYELSQEFQNQQTLNEELAAANEELAATNEELNSTQENLYQLNAALEERVHKRTAELSLERDKLHRFFMKAPAGICILSGPQLIFELVNGPYQEFLPERELLGRPIFEALPEIEHQPIGDIIRKVYNNGEAYHGNELLVPLTDPDGKLADRYFNFTYQPRTDASGVTDGIMVFAYDVTELVRARKHSEKVESDLRDLVMNSHYPLMILRGPEYIVEIANRPLADFWYKDLENITGQKLMDILPELIDQPFPELLAHVYQTGEAYGQEEEIFYVESDAGKLTKYISFYYDPIKDPDGRVNGIIVTAADITEMVKSRQLLQESYSEQQSLTEEVAATNEELVTTNEELSETQRLLEQTITGLKQSEERFRFLLNAVPQQVWTAKPDGALDYVNDVVCEDFGEDSNETIVGNGWRNYVHPDDLPGALERWTRSLHNGREYLTEFRLRFADGNYYWHLSRALPLIEEDRIVLWVGTNTNIHQQKTNEFKKDEFISIASHELKTPLTTIKAFFQLTQREINQQPRIQPLIGKAQRQLDRLGRLIEDLLDVSRINAGKMVYHKEQFDFKLMLREVVESIQHTTNTHQIILDTDCQVIYSGDQHRIEQVMVNLIGNAIKYSPDADQVIVRCAQENKNLIVSVEDFGIGIPEEHLKGLFDRFYRVDNSSARFQGLGLGLFIASEIVKRHGGSFWIESTLDKGSTFFFLLPLNGQQEFSDISTDLQSYYEGSFITIHYQPDGQYMDVDWKGYQNYDSVVKGCETLLDLMKKNQCSLVLNDNTSVKGNWSEASDWGAEVWFPAMAKAGLKKFAWIYSPSTFSRIAAGKSLPSEYDTVQVAFFDDKETAAKWLLKR
- a CDS encoding PAS domain-containing sensor histidine kinase, with the translated sequence MDSLYNGEFSFSNNTSKQDFELLTKALDASLSGIIITDNRQPDNPIIYCNKAFEDITGYHRSEIIGHNCRFLQKDDRDQTARHTLRDAIDNGTNAVVDIRNYKKDGTLFWNELYMSPIKDGDNQVNYFIGVQNDVSRRKKAEDEVKSNHAKMEQRIQERTKDLRENEEYLASIVQTVRESLIVLSPDLKVLSVNDHFINTFKVTREETEGKKLYDLGNGQWNIPELQELLEQILPTNNPVTDFEVAHDFPHIGKKLMLLNAHRIELEGQYKDRILIAIEDITDRRAIEQRKDDFLSIASHELKTPLTTIKGYVQIINRLIKNYDDEKLRESVGKTSLYVERLNNLIGELLDVSRIQSGMIELHKAPFDFDRMINETVASIQHGSGTHEIIITGQTGVQFNGDESHITQVVTNLLSNAIKYSPDHKKIGVHLSVLSGFIKVAVTDHGVGIAKDEQAKVFDRFYRVRDVQQKFPGMGIGLFICASIVSNHNGTLWVESEPGKGSTFSFTLPLTSNYPSKNGGDNGR
- a CDS encoding response regulator transcription factor, which codes for MAAKILICDDDEGILDLVELVLKEEGYEVIPELNSLNVANLVGSENPDLVVLDLWMPVLSGDQVLRNLRKDPTTKNLPVMVISASGDGKAIAMNAGANDFIPKPFDLDHLLGRVKALLEAA
- a CDS encoding Hsp20/alpha crystallin family protein codes for the protein MTLVKFNPAKNSNSLIPGLNDVFDSVFNDTFFNDRLTTRVPAANISETEDHYHVELAAPGLKKEEFKLNLDRNVLNVAVERRIEHNDAAKNYSKREYSYNSWVRSFTLPESANAESIEASYTDGVLKIDIAKREEAKIVRRQIEIK